A genome region from Bacteroidota bacterium includes the following:
- a CDS encoding RidA family protein, whose amino-acid sequence MKRIINPPSLVIPSGYSHGIESQGGRTVYLAGQVAFDSNGKLVHEGNLVGQFERALANLRETLHAAQAEMTDIVKLLIFVKDKQDYQKHLKEIGGVYRTYFGRYFPAMSLVEVSNLFEDGALIEIEGIAVVSE is encoded by the coding sequence GTGAAACGCATCATCAATCCACCATCCCTGGTCATACCTTCAGGTTATTCGCATGGAATCGAGAGCCAGGGCGGCCGCACGGTCTACTTGGCCGGACAGGTCGCATTCGATTCGAACGGAAAGCTTGTCCATGAAGGCAATCTTGTTGGGCAGTTCGAGCGGGCGCTTGCGAATCTTCGCGAGACGCTGCATGCCGCGCAGGCGGAAATGACGGACATTGTCAAGTTACTCATCTTTGTGAAGGATAAGCAAGATTACCAGAAACATCTCAAAGAGATTGGAGGCGTCTATCGCACGTATTTTGGCCGGTACTTTCCGGCGATGTCGCTCGTCGAAGTATCGAATTTGTTCGAGGATGGTGCACTCATCGAGATCGAGGGAATTGCGGTGGTAAGTGAGTAG
- a CDS encoding acyl-CoA dehydrogenase family protein, producing the protein MDFNLNDHQIHWQSVAREFAQQRVAPIAREMDESGEMPLTLVGEMASLGLLGSTLPKSLGGSEMDNVSLALVYEELGRACSSVRGFMTVHSSLVMQCIHQWGTDEQKQRYLPAMAKGEAIGCYALTEPEAGSDAASIQTIAKKNALGYALNGEKIWITNGNIARIAVVFARLDTLHSKKPHEQVTAFLVRLNTPEVERLRMPGEELGHRASDHATLVFHDTSVTTELLLGGEGMGFKVAMSALDHGRLGVAAGALGVHQACLDASLAFVRSRKQFGQRIGDFEMVQSTIAEMKASLDASRLLVYRAAWLKDQGQPTKLETSIAKYFATEAAAKAASDAVLLHGARGYSNEYPVERYYRDIKGLQIYEGTSYIQKIVIAREVIGKPNG; encoded by the coding sequence ATGGATTTCAACCTTAACGATCATCAGATCCACTGGCAGTCTGTCGCGCGCGAGTTCGCGCAGCAGCGCGTCGCGCCCATCGCGCGCGAAATGGATGAGTCTGGCGAAATGCCGCTCACGCTCGTTGGCGAGATGGCATCGCTCGGACTATTGGGATCAACACTTCCCAAATCGCTCGGCGGCAGTGAGATGGATAACGTCTCGCTCGCGCTCGTCTATGAGGAGCTTGGTCGTGCTTGCTCCAGCGTACGCGGGTTTATGACGGTGCATTCGTCGCTCGTCATGCAATGCATCCATCAATGGGGCACCGACGAGCAAAAGCAACGATACTTGCCCGCGATGGCAAAGGGCGAGGCGATTGGATGCTATGCGCTGACAGAACCCGAGGCTGGCAGCGATGCTGCGAGCATCCAAACAATCGCGAAAAAGAACGCCCTGGGCTACGCCCTGAACGGCGAGAAGATTTGGATCACGAACGGCAACATCGCGCGAATTGCAGTTGTGTTTGCTCGGCTCGATACGCTTCATAGCAAGAAGCCACACGAACAGGTAACGGCGTTTCTTGTCCGCCTCAACACTCCGGAAGTCGAACGATTGCGAATGCCTGGCGAGGAGTTGGGCCACCGAGCGAGCGACCACGCCACACTTGTGTTCCACGATACATCAGTGACCACTGAACTTCTGCTCGGCGGTGAAGGGATGGGCTTCAAAGTGGCGATGTCGGCGCTGGACCACGGTCGGCTCGGTGTGGCGGCCGGTGCTCTGGGCGTGCATCAGGCGTGCCTCGATGCGTCGCTGGCGTTTGTCCGGTCGCGCAAGCAGTTCGGTCAGCGCATTGGCGATTTCGAGATGGTGCAGTCCACGATCGCAGAGATGAAGGCGTCGCTCGATGCGTCACGGTTGCTCGTCTATCGCGCCGCGTGGTTGAAAGATCAGGGTCAGCCCACAAAGCTCGAAACATCCATCGCGAAGTACTTCGCAACGGAAGCTGCGGCTAAAGCTGCATCGGACGCAGTGCTACTCCACGGTGCACGCGGCTATTCGAACGAGTATCCGGTCGAGCGATATTACCGTGACATCAAAGGACTTCAGATTTACGAGGGGACGTCGTACATTCAGAAGATTGTAATAGCTCGAGAGGTGATCGGCAAGCCAAACGGGTAA
- a CDS encoding transketolase C-terminal domain-containing protein, which translates to MPKHPVVRNVIQPLASLQSRVDPNRTHSVSAEKTPNMEFWTRVARTVLRSRAIDRIEEQEMTPKGLVTYQFSARGHDLAQAILSEHITHPHDGATVYYRSRPFVLGQGLTAEEAFRGSLARSGGMTDGRDIGVVHLLRARERCTVLPASGDVGAQYSPGAGWAQSIFYYAKTLRDVSYDRAMTVSLGGDGSTATNGFWAALNIATTLGLPMLFFIEDNGYGISVTSDYQTPGRNIARNLAAFSNLQLFECRGYEPEEAEKHIREAVDYVRAWQGPALIRVEVPRLSGHSFVDTQSYKSQELRAIEESHDPLPKLESFYSKLHSKSAWDKLVQEVEHEVRAAADRALAAPAPDAAIVGRHVFSHEPQNTDETKVAGPRMNLQDAVRKVLEVELEKNPKLLIFGEDVGAKGGVHGATVDLQIRYGTDRVFDTSLNEEGIIGRSVGMAIAGLKPVPEIQFRKYADPATEQINDCGTMRWRTLSKFSAPMVVRIPVGFGKKTGDPWHSVSGEAFFAHTIGWRIAYPSNTEDAVGLLRSALRGDDPTFFFEHRALLDTSHARTNYPGDDFVLPFGKARIHNEGHAATIVTWGAMVDRAAHAAEGLDVEILDLRTIVPWDKDAVLASVRKTNRVLVLHEDNWTCGFGAEIASFISQEAFRHLDAPIERLATPDHPVPYNTTLMEASVPQASHIRAALERLLAF; encoded by the coding sequence ATGCCTAAGCATCCTGTCGTCCGCAATGTCATCCAACCTCTCGCAAGCTTGCAGAGCAGGGTTGATCCGAATCGTACGCACTCAGTAAGCGCTGAGAAAACTCCGAATATGGAATTCTGGACCCGCGTGGCCCGGACGGTACTTCGGTCACGCGCGATCGACCGCATCGAAGAGCAGGAGATGACCCCGAAGGGGCTCGTCACCTACCAGTTTTCGGCTCGCGGTCATGATCTGGCGCAGGCGATTCTCTCCGAGCACATTACGCACCCGCATGACGGCGCAACCGTCTATTATCGTTCGCGGCCGTTCGTGCTGGGACAAGGGCTCACAGCTGAAGAAGCGTTTCGCGGCTCGCTCGCACGTTCGGGTGGGATGACCGATGGCCGCGACATTGGCGTCGTGCATCTGCTCCGCGCGCGCGAGCGCTGCACGGTGCTGCCGGCCTCCGGCGATGTCGGCGCGCAATACTCGCCCGGCGCGGGATGGGCGCAATCGATTTTCTACTATGCGAAGACGTTAAGAGACGTGAGCTACGACCGCGCAATGACCGTCTCGCTCGGCGGCGATGGCTCGACCGCAACGAACGGCTTTTGGGCGGCACTGAACATTGCGACCACACTCGGATTGCCGATGCTCTTCTTCATCGAGGATAACGGCTATGGCATTTCAGTCACGAGCGATTACCAGACGCCCGGGCGCAACATCGCGCGCAATCTTGCCGCGTTTTCAAACTTGCAGCTTTTCGAGTGCCGTGGATATGAGCCCGAAGAAGCTGAGAAGCACATTCGCGAGGCCGTCGACTATGTTCGCGCCTGGCAGGGACCTGCGCTGATTCGCGTTGAAGTACCGCGGCTTTCGGGGCATTCATTCGTTGATACGCAGAGCTATAAATCGCAGGAGCTTCGCGCCATCGAAGAATCGCACGACCCATTACCGAAGCTCGAATCGTTCTATTCGAAGTTGCACTCCAAGAGCGCATGGGATAAACTCGTGCAGGAAGTCGAGCATGAAGTCCGCGCTGCCGCCGATCGCGCGTTGGCCGCACCCGCGCCGGATGCGGCGATTGTGGGACGTCATGTGTTTTCGCACGAGCCGCAAAACACTGATGAGACCAAAGTTGCTGGTCCAAGAATGAATTTGCAGGACGCCGTTCGCAAGGTCCTGGAGGTGGAGCTTGAGAAGAATCCGAAGCTGCTGATTTTTGGCGAAGATGTCGGCGCGAAGGGCGGCGTGCATGGTGCAACGGTCGATTTGCAGATCCGCTATGGCACGGACCGCGTCTTCGATACATCGCTTAACGAAGAAGGCATTATTGGCCGCTCGGTCGGAATGGCCATTGCGGGTCTCAAGCCAGTGCCGGAAATTCAATTTCGCAAGTATGCCGATCCTGCCACCGAACAGATCAACGATTGCGGCACCATGCGCTGGCGGACGCTCTCGAAATTTTCCGCACCGATGGTCGTGCGCATCCCCGTTGGGTTTGGCAAGAAGACCGGCGATCCGTGGCATTCGGTCTCCGGTGAGGCATTCTTCGCGCACACCATCGGCTGGCGCATTGCATATCCCTCGAACACAGAAGACGCGGTTGGACTACTTCGCTCGGCATTGCGAGGCGATGACCCAACGTTCTTCTTCGAGCACCGTGCGCTGCTGGATACCTCCCACGCACGGACGAACTACCCCGGCGATGATTTCGTCCTTCCTTTTGGCAAGGCGCGCATTCACAACGAGGGCCACGCCGCTACGATCGTGACATGGGGCGCGATGGTCGATCGTGCCGCGCACGCGGCCGAAGGACTCGATGTCGAAATACTCGATCTTCGCACAATCGTCCCGTGGGATAAAGATGCTGTACTCGCATCGGTCCGTAAAACGAATCGCGTACTGGTGCTCCATGAAGATAACTGGACCTGTGGCTTTGGCGCCGAGATTGCAAGCTTTATTTCGCAAGAGGCCTTCCGGCATCTCGACGCGCCGATCGAACGGCTTGCCACGCCGGACCATCCGGTGCCATACAACACGACGCTGATGGAAGCTTCTGTTCCACAAGCCTCGCATATTCGCGCTGCACTCGAACGACTGCTGGCGTTCTGA
- the pstS gene encoding phosphate ABC transporter substrate-binding protein PstS, which produces MISKILSRAALLAIGIIILSSQTVALRAQALNGAGSSFIYPAMTKWVDEYKKTTGTSVNYQSVGSGAGINNLIDGTIDFAGSDAPMNADEKGRAKGPVIHLPAVIGAVCVSYNVEGVQSGLALTGDDIADIFIGKIKYWDDPRLTKNNHGLRLPHEAIFAVHRSDGSGTNAIFTSYLSKVSPEWKSKIGEGKTVTWPEASLGGKGNAGVAAILKQHANSIGYVELAYAVENKIPYARIMGRNGQWIYPTVGTANQAAAASKIPEDLCTMITDASAGYPITGISWLIVYKTSHQPAELKKFLKWTLTKGQAYTNSLYYAAIPESMVKKEIKLIDSIQ; this is translated from the coding sequence ATGATCTCAAAGATTTTGTCGCGTGCCGCTTTGCTCGCGATTGGAATAATCATTCTAAGCAGTCAAACGGTTGCGCTTCGGGCACAGGCGCTCAACGGTGCTGGCTCGTCCTTCATCTATCCCGCAATGACCAAGTGGGTCGATGAATACAAGAAGACGACTGGAACGAGTGTGAACTACCAATCGGTCGGTTCCGGCGCTGGTATCAACAACCTGATTGACGGCACGATCGACTTTGCCGGCAGCGATGCTCCGATGAATGCGGACGAGAAGGGCCGCGCAAAAGGGCCGGTCATTCATTTGCCGGCTGTGATCGGCGCCGTCTGCGTTTCGTACAATGTCGAAGGCGTGCAGAGCGGACTGGCTCTCACCGGCGATGATATTGCCGATATCTTCATAGGTAAGATTAAATACTGGGACGATCCGCGACTCACGAAGAACAATCATGGGCTGAGACTCCCGCATGAGGCGATCTTCGCAGTCCACCGTTCGGATGGATCGGGTACGAACGCCATCTTCACGAGCTACCTTTCGAAGGTCAGCCCGGAATGGAAATCCAAGATTGGCGAAGGCAAGACCGTAACCTGGCCGGAAGCGAGCCTCGGCGGCAAGGGTAACGCCGGCGTGGCTGCGATCCTGAAGCAACATGCGAATTCGATCGGATACGTCGAACTCGCGTATGCAGTCGAGAACAAGATTCCGTATGCGCGGATCATGGGCCGCAACGGCCAGTGGATCTATCCGACGGTTGGCACAGCTAACCAGGCTGCAGCAGCCTCTAAGATTCCGGAGGATCTGTGCACGATGATCACGGATGCAAGCGCAGGCTACCCGATCACCGGTATTAGCTGGCTCATCGTCTATAAGACTTCGCACCAGCCGGCGGAACTCAAGAAGTTTCTGAAGTGGACCTTGACCAAGGGCCAGGCGTACACCAATAGTCTCTACTATGCGGCCATTCCGGAAAGCATGGTCAAGAAGGAAATCAAGTTAATTGATTCGATCCAATAA
- the pstC gene encoding phosphate ABC transporter permease subunit PstC translates to MQESSLSVVKPPSAIRLGLGAAIGRNSQIGDRVYRGVLTVAAISVLLIIIGLLLELVLGSRQSIGAFGLHFLTDSKWDPNGQHFGALPFILGTLYSSFWALVIALPISIFTAIFLSEIAPASRRMRWVERPVSFMVELLAAIPSVVYGLWGVLILQPWLVKYIESPIAKSPLSALPIFGDTANGYDMLAASLILAIMILPYITAVSRDLLRAIPRSVREGSYALGATRWETIKGVVLPYARAGIIGAVMLGFGRALGETMAVTMVIGNAPVFKTSLFSSGYTLSSVIANELAEASGLYRSALIEIGLCLFLITLVVNAGAKLLIYYTAKDLNATGGKV, encoded by the coding sequence ATGCAAGAGAGCAGTCTAAGTGTCGTGAAACCTCCGAGCGCAATTCGCCTGGGACTTGGTGCCGCCATTGGCCGGAATTCGCAGATTGGTGACCGCGTCTATCGAGGCGTGCTCACCGTGGCCGCGATCAGCGTGCTGCTCATAATCATCGGGCTGCTGCTCGAGTTAGTCCTCGGTTCGCGCCAATCGATTGGCGCCTTCGGTCTTCACTTTTTAACGGACAGCAAGTGGGACCCAAACGGTCAGCACTTTGGTGCGTTGCCGTTTATCCTCGGTACGCTGTATTCTTCGTTCTGGGCGTTGGTGATCGCGCTTCCGATCAGCATTTTTACGGCAATCTTCCTCTCCGAGATCGCGCCAGCATCGCGCAGGATGCGCTGGGTTGAGCGGCCGGTCTCGTTTATGGTCGAGTTACTCGCCGCAATTCCCAGCGTGGTCTATGGACTCTGGGGCGTGCTGATTCTCCAACCCTGGCTCGTAAAGTACATCGAGTCCCCGATCGCGAAGAGCCCCCTTTCAGCATTGCCGATTTTTGGCGATACCGCGAATGGATACGATATGTTGGCCGCATCGTTAATACTCGCGATCATGATTCTGCCATACATCACAGCAGTTTCGCGCGATCTCTTACGGGCCATTCCGCGCAGCGTTCGCGAAGGCTCGTATGCACTTGGCGCAACCCGGTGGGAGACGATCAAAGGCGTGGTGCTGCCATACGCGCGCGCCGGGATCATCGGCGCCGTGATGCTCGGATTTGGCCGTGCGCTTGGTGAGACGATGGCGGTCACGATGGTCATTGGTAACGCGCCGGTCTTCAAGACATCGCTCTTCAGTTCGGGCTATACGCTCTCAAGTGTGATCGCGAATGAGCTGGCGGAGGCGTCGGGTCTGTATCGTTCGGCATTGATTGAGATCGGGTTGTGCCTTTTCCTCATTACGCTCGTTGTCAATGCCGGTGCGAAACTCCTGATCTATTACACGGCGAAAGACCTGAACGCGACCGGAGGGAAAGTATGA
- the pstA gene encoding phosphate ABC transporter permease PstA yields MTETASLFRPTGRSRFRRSLSAAMAGISIAAAIIACVALLSVLVYIVINGVGSMSLSVFTEGPVPMGQPGGGLRNAIVGTLILMSIGSVIGLPIGILGGVYQLETNTRFSRILRFFTDVLNSIPSIVMGLFAYLIVVLPVAQISPGHAFSAFAGGVALGFLMIPTVMRTTEEILRLVPTTLRDASLALGASRWRTTWSVILPAARGGIVTGVLLALARIAGETAPLLFTAFGNLDFNMRLDRPIDALPLNIFNYATSPYENLHHLALAGAIILLAIILILSLAARWALRGHTME; encoded by the coding sequence ATGACCGAGACTGCTTCACTGTTTCGTCCGACCGGGCGCTCGCGGTTTCGCCGAAGCCTGAGCGCGGCCATGGCGGGCATTTCGATAGCCGCCGCGATCATCGCCTGTGTGGCACTGCTCAGTGTGCTGGTCTATATTGTGATCAATGGTGTCGGCTCAATGAGCCTGAGTGTCTTTACCGAGGGTCCAGTCCCGATGGGCCAGCCCGGTGGCGGATTGCGCAATGCAATTGTTGGGACGCTGATCCTCATGAGCATCGGTTCTGTCATTGGACTTCCCATCGGTATCTTAGGTGGTGTGTATCAACTCGAAACGAACACGCGTTTCTCGCGAATACTCAGATTCTTTACGGACGTGTTGAACTCGATTCCGAGTATCGTCATGGGACTCTTCGCCTATCTTATCGTGGTGCTTCCAGTCGCTCAGATCTCGCCGGGACATGCGTTCTCCGCGTTTGCAGGTGGTGTCGCGCTTGGGTTTCTCATGATCCCGACGGTCATGCGAACAACGGAGGAAATTCTGCGCCTGGTCCCGACGACGTTGCGCGATGCCTCCCTGGCGCTGGGTGCGAGCCGCTGGCGGACGACCTGGAGTGTGATTCTCCCCGCGGCACGAGGTGGCATTGTTACGGGCGTGTTGCTGGCGCTGGCGCGTATTGCCGGGGAGACGGCCCCGCTGCTCTTCACCGCATTCGGCAATCTCGATTTCAACATGCGGTTGGACCGGCCCATCGACGCGCTGCCACTCAATATTTTCAATTATGCAACGTCACCATACGAGAATCTTCACCATCTCGCACTGGCCGGAGCAATTATACTGCTGGCGATCATTCTCATCTTATCGTTGGCCGCACGATGGGCGTTGCGCGGGCACACGATGGAATAA
- the pstS gene encoding phosphate ABC transporter substrate-binding protein PstS, with protein MLRRVSAFLTIAIAAVSLASGLLTSCGGGKSNNPDSTATATTGLTGAGSTFINPIMTHWAEEYPKDGGVSINYQSVGSGAGINNLIDHTVDFAGSDAPMNADELARAKAPVIHVPAVIGAVCVSYNVAGITSGLKLTPQAIADIFLGKTQYWDDKSIASVNPGMKLPHEKIFTAHRSDGSGTTAIFTDYLAKISPEWKTKIGSGKTVTWPEGTLGGKGNAGVAQILQQHANSIGYIELAYAEQNKIPYASVQNSAGNFIVPSADAAAAAAEAFPMPDNMTAMITNTSAAQGYPITGFSWIITYKDSPKADAVKKFIAWSTTKGQADCKALYYAPIPQSAAAAVAAELK; from the coding sequence ATGCTTAGACGAGTTTCAGCATTTCTTACTATTGCGATCGCGGCAGTCTCGCTCGCAAGCGGCCTGCTCACCAGTTGTGGCGGCGGCAAATCGAACAACCCCGATTCCACCGCGACCGCGACGACCGGCCTGACTGGCGCGGGTTCCACGTTTATCAATCCGATCATGACCCATTGGGCCGAGGAGTACCCGAAGGATGGCGGCGTCTCGATCAATTATCAGAGCGTCGGCTCGGGCGCCGGCATCAACAATCTAATCGATCACACCGTCGATTTTGCAGGTTCGGACGCGCCGATGAATGCGGACGAACTTGCGCGTGCCAAAGCGCCGGTCATTCATGTGCCCGCCGTAATCGGTGCGGTCTGTGTGTCGTACAATGTTGCCGGCATTACCAGCGGACTCAAGCTTACGCCACAGGCCATTGCGGATATTTTCCTTGGCAAGACCCAATACTGGGACGACAAGTCGATCGCGAGTGTCAATCCCGGCATGAAACTGCCACACGAGAAAATCTTCACGGCGCACCGGAGCGATGGCTCGGGCACTACGGCGATCTTCACCGATTATCTCGCGAAGATCAGTCCCGAGTGGAAGACGAAGATTGGATCCGGGAAGACGGTCACGTGGCCGGAAGGCACGCTCGGCGGCAAGGGCAATGCTGGTGTCGCACAAATTCTTCAGCAGCATGCGAATTCGATCGGCTACATCGAGCTTGCCTACGCGGAGCAGAACAAGATTCCGTATGCGAGCGTCCAGAATTCGGCCGGTAACTTCATCGTACCCAGTGCAGACGCCGCAGCGGCCGCAGCCGAGGCATTTCCGATGCCGGATAACATGACGGCAATGATCACAAATACCTCAGCCGCGCAAGGCTACCCGATCACCGGCTTTTCGTGGATTATCACATACAAGGATAGCCCGAAGGCCGATGCCGTCAAGAAGTTTATCGCGTGGTCCACGACCAAAGGCCAGGCAGATTGCAAGGCGTTGTACTACGCGCCCATTCCGCAGTCGGCGGCAGCAGCAGTGGCGGCAGAGCTGAAATAG
- a CDS encoding acylphosphatase produces MRIHLVVSGRVQGVGFRYFCAREAERQGITGFARNTNDGSVEIEAQGDEASLVQFVQAVTRGPRAAQVTNVVREERETQPGEIDFSVG; encoded by the coding sequence ATGCGAATCCATCTTGTCGTCTCCGGTCGCGTTCAGGGCGTTGGCTTCCGCTATTTTTGTGCGCGGGAAGCAGAGCGGCAAGGTATCACCGGCTTTGCCCGCAACACGAATGACGGATCGGTCGAGATCGAAGCGCAAGGCGATGAAGCCTCGCTTGTACAGTTCGTGCAAGCGGTTACTCGCGGACCGCGAGCGGCGCAAGTGACTAACGTTGTCCGCGAAGAGCGCGAAACACAGCCCGGCGAGATAGATTTTTCCGTGGGATAG